GAACTTCTCCGGGTCCGACTCCCAGATCCACGGCAGCCAGCCGTTCTTCGCGCAGTTCAGGAGCGACGGCATGCCGCCAGTCACCGGCACCCAGATCGGCGGGTGCGGCTCCTGGAACGGGCGCGGACACACGCCGATCTTGCGGATCACGTCCTGGGCGTCGATCTCGCCCGGCGCGCCGAACTGTCTGGTGTAGCCGGGCGCGCCCCAGCCCTCGATGCCCGTGTCGTGCGGATAGGGCACCTGGAAGTACTTGCCCTTGTGCTCGAACGAGTCATTCGTCCAGGCCTTCATCAGGACCTCGATGTTCTCGTCGTAGCGCTCGCGGTTCTGGCGGTCGACCTCGTCGCCCATGCCGGTGGCGATGGGCGCGCCCTGCCCCAGCACCTGCATCCAGCGCTTCTGGTAGCCGCGCGCGAACGCCACCGCGACGCGGCCCTTTGTGAGCTGGTCGAGGATCGCCAGGTCCTCCGCGACCCGGATCGGGTTCGCGACCGTCATCACGATCGACATGGGCGCGAACTTGATGCGCTTGGTGCGCGCGGCGAAGTCCGCGAACAGCAGGATCGGATTCACCGACAGCTCGTTGCCCTCGGTGTGGAAGTGGTGCTCGGTGGTCGAGAACGCGTCGATGCCGAGCTGGTCGGCGGTGATCGCCAGGTGGCGCAGCTCCTCGAGCATCATCTGGTAGCGTTCGGTCGAGCGGCCGATCGGCCGCAGTCTCTCGCGCTCCTCCAGCGTGGCGGGAACCGCGGGCATGGCGAACAAGTCGATCTTCATGCAAAGCGCTCCTTGATCCAGGGGACGATGCGGTCCAGCGCGGCGTTCTGGCCGCTGCGGTCGCGCATGCCGGACGGGCCGTAGCCCAGGTGATCTCCCGCGACCCGGAAGATCTGCTTGTCGCGCGCCGGCGAGCGCTCGAAGATAGCATCGGTGTGATTCGAGAACACGGCGTTGTCGCCGAGATAGGCCACGACCAGGGTCGGCAGCGAGAGCTTGGGCAGACACTCGAGCGTGGCGGCGCGCGACGAGTGACCCGACCAGGTCGACAGCCAGGCGCGCGGCGTCTGGTACTTGCCGAACCCGCTCTCCAGGTAGTTGAACACGTCGGGGCGCGGCGAGAAGAACGAGCCGATCGCGCGCTCCGAGGGGAACAGCCCGAGGTCGGTGTACGCCGGGTTGGCCTCGGTGCGGTGGATCGCCATGTAGCGGCCCGCGAAGGCGCGCCGCTCGATGCGCTGGCGCTCGGCCAGCGGCAGTGACTCGGCCTCGGGCGTGCCGAGCTTGCGCAGCCAGTGATTCCATTCCTCGACGTAGCCGCGCGCCACGGCGTCGATGCGCGCCACGCGCGCCGACTGCGCCTGGCGGTAGCGCGCCAGGAACTCGCCCGAGTACTTGGAGTGTGCGGGCAGCGGGCGGAAGCCGTTCTCTTCGTCGTACATGTCGAGCGAGGGGTCGCGCGACAAAGGATCGCTCTCGTCGACCAGCGACGGATCGATGATCTCGAGCATGAGCTTGCCCTGCCCCAGGTGGGTGGCGAGCTGCACCAGCCCGTCGGCCTGCGGCATTTCGAGCTTGTTCAGGTCGCACGGGTCGCCCGCGGCGGTGTCTTCCAGGCGGCCGGGCGGCGCGGTCGCGGCCTGTGACTGGTAGAAGCTGAACAGCGCGCCGCCGCCGCTGTTGCCCACGAGCACGATCTTCGCGAAGCCGCGCTCGCGCAGGCGCGCGATCGAGGCGGCCACGTCGAGGATGAGCCGCTCGTGGATCAGGTTGACGTCGTTGTTGATGAAGCGCCCGGCCTGGCCGAACGTCGCGATGCCCGCCTCGAGCAGCCGCGGCATCGCGTAGTGACGCTGCATGTCGCCGCGCGGGTGCATGAACATCGCCACGCAGCGCTCGCCGCCCTTCGCGAACAGCGTGCCGTGTGACTCGCCGCCGTCTTGCGCCAGGATCGGCATGGGCTCGATGCGCACGCCGTCGGGCAGCCGCTCGAACGACCAGAGACTCGGGCCGGCGGCGGGATATCTCGCGAGCTGCGGGAACGCCATGTCAGGTCGCATCCTTGCGTACGGTGAGCTGGACGTGGTCGCGCTTGGCGGCCATCGCCTCGGGCGCCACCGACAGCGGCCGCACGCAGTCTACGTTCACGGCCTGGATGTC
The window above is part of the Myxococcota bacterium genome. Proteins encoded here:
- a CDS encoding LLM class flavin-dependent oxidoreductase produces the protein MKIDLFAMPAVPATLEERERLRPIGRSTERYQMMLEELRHLAITADQLGIDAFSTTEHHFHTEGNELSVNPILLFADFAARTKRIKFAPMSIVMTVANPIRVAEDLAILDQLTKGRVAVAFARGYQKRWMQVLGQGAPIATGMGDEVDRQNRERYDENIEVLMKAWTNDSFEHKGKYFQVPYPHDTGIEGWGAPGYTRQFGAPGEIDAQDVIRKIGVCPRPFQEPHPPIWVPVTGGMPSLLNCAKNGWLPWIWESDPEKFLTMCREYQRVSAENGREFALGENCGAVRAITIGDSYDEAFELAAQTTGHDYQEYFGRFGFLELFRNPEDDPNCRPLLFKSNEAATQRMIEKGYQICGTVDQVKRHFEKLVKCHGNGNLDWLSWNFFYQGTTPRHVQDRQLELFATQIMPEFR
- a CDS encoding alpha/beta hydrolase → MAFPQLARYPAAGPSLWSFERLPDGVRIEPMPILAQDGGESHGTLFAKGGERCVAMFMHPRGDMQRHYAMPRLLEAGIATFGQAGRFINNDVNLIHERLILDVAASIARLRERGFAKIVLVGNSGGGALFSFYQSQAATAPPGRLEDTAAGDPCDLNKLEMPQADGLVQLATHLGQGKLMLEIIDPSLVDESDPLSRDPSLDMYDEENGFRPLPAHSKYSGEFLARYRQAQSARVARIDAVARGYVEEWNHWLRKLGTPEAESLPLAERQRIERRAFAGRYMAIHRTEANPAYTDLGLFPSERAIGSFFSPRPDVFNYLESGFGKYQTPRAWLSTWSGHSSRAATLECLPKLSLPTLVVAYLGDNAVFSNHTDAIFERSPARDKQIFRVAGDHLGYGPSGMRDRSGQNAALDRIVPWIKERFA